The genomic region gtgagagaaagagagcgagagagagggagtgtgtgcgtgaggaagGGTGGTCGAGAGAGAAACTGCGTTGGAATGTGATGAAGGGTGGCTTATTGCGCCCCCTTCTtcccctttctccatctctgcttcGCCTTTAGCGTTGTATagttgctttttttgttttgtgtatttgcaTGCATATATTGGTGCGTCTGGtctgcatgcacgtgtgtgtccctccgtgtgtgtgcgctcctctCTAGTGCGACCGCCGGTCCCAGCTCCGCTGCTTTTGCTATCCCTGTCTGACAGAAATGAAAACCTCAGGAAACTCCCCAAATTCAAAGCAGCCAGGGATCTGAGCGAAAATTCCATCaagtcaagaaaaaaaaatgaaagaaaacatcATAAAAAATTCTGGCTCTCTGTAGAAAAAGCAAaggaaacacagagagggaaagacggGGGGAAGGGATGGGGTCTAAATGACTAGTCACAATCCAGCCATTATAaaattgtgtgtgcgtatgtgtgtgtggacatatgcatttgtgtgcaagtatgtgtgcaagtcaatgcatttgtgtgcttgtgtgtgtgtgtgtgtgtgtgtgtgtgtgtgtgtgtgtgtgtgtgtgcggcacaACCTTCCACTCGCCACGAGCAGTAAGCTCCTTTCCAGCCCCTGGAGGCTGACCCCTGAGTCACTGCTGTGCGGTTTTCTCCGTAACTAGCTGTGTCTCCAGCATGCAGCCTGGCTCCTCATCCATACTGATGCAGCTGGGCGGCCGTCCTGCCCACCCCGACCACAGCCcccgcactcactcactgtctctctcacacatacacatacacacacacacagccccccttTCCCttaccaccactactaccacCACATAGACACCGACACAGCTACGACTGGAGCCTAGTCATCACCACCGCTCACATGGGCCAGCACATCATGCCATACAAGTAGCAATGCCCGTCATAAGTCCAAACCATCCTCAAGGAGGATACATGCAGACAACCACAGGCCGTCAGGTGACCTGTTGTAATTATGTCTGATGATTGCAGCTCTTCCTATAAATCCCCCAGTAAGCCACACGGATAACAGATGCCCGCTGGATGCTGTATAATACCAACCTAATGATGAGCTGACAGAAAGGGGCCAGCACCAGCCACAATACATGGCTCATGCTGTCAGGCTCCGGCAGATGTTTGTCTCACTGGAGCTGATGCAGAGAGTTTagtatgtttagtgtgtgtaagtgtgttttaagtgggttgtcttctgtctttgcgggtgtgtgtgtgtgtgtgtgtgtgtgtgtgtgtgtgtgtgtgtgtgtgtgtgtgtgtgtagagtgagatGTAttttttgtgagtgtatgtgtgtgtgtattgacttgagttgtcgtgtgtgtgtgtgtgtgtgtgtgtgtgtgtgtgtgtgtgtgtgtgtgtgtgtgtgtgacaaacagtGGTGGGTGGTTTATCATGGAGGTGAGCCACCGTAACGAAGCCCTCAATCTAAAGTGGAGATGTGGAGTATCGCATGGTATGCTGTGTCAGCACAGAGATAACAGCACTCTTATCAGAGCCAGACAAACCCAGACACATGTTCGGCAGCAGCCTCAGAGTAGCCATGAACCCAGCAGGTCCCGCTCTGccagaaacacaacaaaaaaataacGGCATAGTGAAAAAGcactaagagagagggagggagaggaggaatgaaacaaaagagtgggagagagagagagagagagagaggagagagagagagagagagaaagagaaacaacagaGCAATTAGACTGAATGTGTATCAGATGTAACATGCCCGGCTCCAGATTCTTGCCTCTATGAGCGGCGTCAGGGCGCTGTGTGAGCTCAGCGagacaaaggagagaaagagagaggagggaggagtaaagagagggagagaaggatagagagagggaaagtgaaggagaaatggaggtttctaggaaggaagaaagaaagaaaaaaagtgagggagggggagaagaagagatggagagaggaacacTGACAGATGTGAAGAGGGAGCAGGGGCATGATGGGTAGATGGACAGACAGGCTGAAGTaagcgtgcatgtatgtgtgtgtatgtgcgggcGTCTCACTTTTGCTactttgtgtacatgtatacaaCCCAGTTGCCCAGGAAACAGTGttggttggtgttggtgttgtcaTAGGAACGTGTATAAGGACTACAGGCATCTGGAGCTGGCCTGTGACAcgcaggaggaggtggacagCTGGAAGGCCTCTCTGCTGCGTGCTGGAGTCTACCCAGAAAAGGCTGGAGTAAGTATGCATCCCCATACACTGCGGCACTAAAAGCAACTCACCGACCCCGAAATAAGTATGAACTAAACATCCCCGCTAATGACTCATAAGCCCACTCAGACTGTCCTATCCTGACTTATCCCTGACTGTGCCTTTGGCCTGAGGGAGTGGCTGGTTCTCATTGCTTCCTAGTCAGTCCCATGGCATTCTCTACTGAAACTGAGTCTCTGCCCTCTGGTTCATCTGAAATTTGTTATGGTGGTTTATctagttgtgtgtttgtccaagTCCGGTTCTGAAGCTAGTCATAGTTCTGGTGTTGAGTGGATGGTCCTGCAGCGGTCCCAATGATTGAGCTGCTCTGTGGCTGGTCTTGGATCAGTAGCAGCGCTGCATTCCTGGGGTGTTGTGTCACACTGTGGAGGATTGGAGAGGGAGGGGCTCTCAGCTCTGTTTCTAAtcaaccccctcctctcccaaaTTCCCCTTCTCCCACTTCCATCTAGCCccgtcctccttctcctcctcctcctcgcttcTCTCTGAGGCGCAGTGATGTCACAGTTCCACAAGGGTTCCCCTTAATCTGTCGTGACAGAAGCCAGccgcaccctcaccctcaccgaTGCAGGCACTGACTTCAGCTCTTTATGTGTCTTAAGCATTCCCATTATTTCATATTTATGGcctcttactttctttctttctctctctctctctctctctctctctctctcactctcgctttctttctctctctctttcgcccccTTTTTCTCTCGCATACTTGCACATAAAGTCACAAAGCACATCTTCCGCCTGTCCTTTGATCACCCCTCTGTTAGACTGTTCCCCACATCTCACCCCTGGTACTCTGTGTCACGGCTGTAGGAGGATGGGGAGAACTCCACCACGGATAACTTCCCCATGGACCCCCAGCTAGAGAGGCAGGTGGAGACCATCCGCAACCTGGTGGACTCCTACATGAGCATCATCAACAAGTGTATCCGGGACCTCATGCCAAAGACTATCATGCACCTCGTCATAAACAATGTTAgttaaagagaaaagaaaacatttatgCCGTCCTGTCACTTTAGTAGCTGAGAGTTTTGTCTATAACATGGCAATGCATTGTCACAGTTGAGCATCAGATGCTGGACTGTTCATTTAATACAATTGTTTTGAATTCTCAAAACCATGCATTTATCAATCGTAGCAATAATATTCTACCATTGAATAAGAAGAGGTAATCCATAGAGGCTGTTGGAATGCATTTTGTTCTCTATCATCAATCATTCTCTTTCCACTCCTAAAATCTAAGACATCATGGTCAAGCTTTATGTCCTGACTACAGTATGGAATAGTATCAAAAAGCAATAAGTGTCCTGCAGCAAAATAGAAAGTTGGAACATGTGGACTGTGGTTTCTGTGACCTGTTTTACCGTACCTCTATGGCATCATGTGTGCAATTTATGATGCTTTGGTATTGTCTCATTcatttccccctttctcctcccatACGCTCctcatttcttcttctctctgctctttatctccccctcccctgtccTTCCCCCCCTctactccccccctcccctcccttttcctctcccctcctcaggTGAAGGAGTTCATCCACTCCGAGCTGTTGGCCGAGTTGTACGCTATCTATGACCAGACTGCTCTTATGGACGAGTCCCTGGAGCAGGCCCAGCGGCGGGAGGAGGTGCTGCGCACACACGCCTCCCTCAAGGAGGCGCTGGACATCATCACCGACATCTCCACTTCCACTGCCTCTGTCCCACTGCCTCCGCCTATCAACACCTCCTGGTCACAGACGAGCCTGGGCCCCTCGCGCAGGTATCGTCTGGCTGGCTTGTTTTAGTCTTTGGAATCAGCTGTGTAGCCAGAGAGGACCAGAAATAGGGAGGCACTGAATGtgagtggggagagaaagaaaggggaagaTAAAGAGATcctagaggaagagaggaatggaTAATGGCAGAATGGGGAACATGATGGATAGCTATAAGAGCTTTCCTAGATGGCCTGCAGTGTTTATGAAGTAGATGCATTTGTTGAtgtctttctcattttctctctctttgtctctctcacacacacacacacacacacacacacacacacacacacacacacacacacacacacacattctctctatttctctttctctctatgtctgtctgtctctccctgtgtgtctttCAGGGCCCCTCCTCCCCTTCAGCCAGGCAAGATGTCTCCGTCTGGTCCCGGTGCCCCATCTCGAGGCCCCGCCCCTCCAACTCCTGTCCCCGCTCCTCAGGTTTCCAATAGCAACAGCAGCGATGCTCTCACTCAGCCATCTAGCCGGCCCAGCCGAGCCGCCCCCAGCATTCCCAGGTGAGCcccccagagcacacacacacacacacacacacgtacacactcactcacacacacacacacacacacgtacacacacacacgtacacactcacacacacacgtacacatacacacacacacgcatgcctcATACAGCTGcattacaatcacacacaagagCTGTTTTTCATAGCACACGGTTGTCTTCTGTTATATGGCACAACACTGATCATATGCACTCATGCATTTCCTTGAAGTTCTCACAGTTTCAGACGAACACCGGATTCTCCTGCTTGCATTCATAACTATAATTCTTTTAAGAGGGTGAGGTTTACCACCATAATAATATTTGCTCCAAACATTGCCAACTGAAGCACACAGGACTCCAGTCTTTTATCCAGCACTCCAGTCTTGACTCACAGTGAACACTAACAAACAACCCCATAGGCTGTACATACAGgcttatttaaataaatacaagtgCTTTATGTGCAGTATCCCTGTTACCCAGCACAGGTCCAATATGGAAGTCTAAACATACACATTACCATTCACATTACTAACTACACatttatactcacacacacgtgcatgcacacacgcacacacacacacagaaatgtctgCCACCACAGTAAAAGCGAAGGTTACTTGAGCTGGGTGGGGGTCTGCTAGAAAATGTGGTTTTCATATTCTCTTTCCCAGCATTCAGTGCAGAATCTTTTTCTTCTGCactgcttttttcccctcatggcagagtgtgttcagtgctgTCAGCAGATCAATCTCCACTGTATTTTATCTAGCTAGTTTGGCAATGTCGTCTTTTTAATGTATTGCCAGTATTAAATAAATCCACGATCGTATATCTGTAGGAATGTGAGTCCCTGAAGAACAGCATCCATGTTCCTCCACGGACTAAACCCTCTGAACTTACTCTCTGCCTGCCAGCTTTATTCCAAACTGCAGAgagtctttgtctttctcagtTTCTCAACCTCCACCTACTGTGATacatttctttcactcttcttgcCTTGTGataccctctttttttctctccccctctattagtccctctccctcttttggcCCTTCTCTCGTTTTCTTTCTGCCTCATTTCCTCTGTGCGCTGAAACAGTTCTGCACGAACCTCCACCCTTTTTTCCTGCTCTTGCTCTCCCACCCTGTCCCCCTCCTTCACCCAGTCCTTTCTATTgcgttctttttctttcagccACTTCTCTTATTCTTTTGCTCTGTCCACTTTAACCTTCGCCATATTTTTTCCATTGCATCACCAGTTGCTGTCCTTATCTTTTTTCCCGTCTCAAtgatctatttctctcttttccatgtATTCTTTGTCCTTCTCATTTCTGCCACTCTTAAGACATCTTTACCTGTCCTACAGTTCTTCTGTCCTACTTTAACTTTAACTGTCCTCCTCCATTTGTCCATGCCCATCCACTTGTGATCTATCTTGTACTTCCATCCTAAgtacctttctcttctcctcctgtggctcatctctcctcctctcctgtgtctgttcTTCCCACATCTTTCTGTCTAACCAAAACCTTTGGTCTTGGGCGTCCCTCTTCTGTCTTGCTCTACTAATAAACCACTGGTATTCTGCGGCTGGGTTTCTTTTTGGGGTCGCtgtgcttctctccctctccctctgtttctctttctctctctctctgtcttttcttttctgtctctgtgtctctgcaaaACCGCAGCTCCACACTCATGGCGTCCCAGGAAAAATAAAAGCCACTTTCTCCTGTTTCCCATCACAGAAACACTTTTTCCTCTGCCAGCTCCATTAGAGAAACAGATTCCTGCGTCTCCGCAGGGATCTTTCCTGGAGCAGCGCTGCTGAAGAAACGCTCACATATTCCCCCATtctcccccctacacacacacacacacactcacatgcacgcacacacacacacacacacacacacaagcacacacacaggcccacacatacatatgattTTAGTCAGACACAAACTCTACTTTCATGCACGCCCCAGAAAGACAAGGCTACAGAGGCAACTGCCTACATCAAACAAGCACTATGACTTAAGAACATAGATGAGGATCATGATCACATTTGGAAAAGTTACGCTATCCACAtatctgttttgtttgtagATCTAACTAGAAGAGAACAATGTCATTGCCAGTGTTCCGTGATATTGTATCAATTCCATGAGTTGGTGCTCTGGTTTGATGACTGGATCACATGCACATCATCATGATTCAAGAATGGTTGTGCTCAAACAACGTCTCTGAACATCACAGGGGCTGTCCTAAAGGGCCTGTGATCTCTATGTGACTGGTTTTTAGGAGACAACCACCAGCGGTTCCTTCACGGAATCCACACTGAAAAAGATGATAACCATCCCGACAACCAACTACAAATGCAAGGGCCATATGCATCAACTGGGAATTCAACCTGGATCGTCATTTCATGCTGGAGAAAAAAGTTGCATTTATTTCCTCTTCTAGGCTCATCTggctctggaaaaaaaaactttatctTAGAGCAATGTATGTTGAGGTAGTTACCTCATAAGAAGAGAGACACCAGCTTGTGTATCTGATCAAACTGGCCTTATGGTGCTGTCCTGCTAATCATTTTTCATGTTGTACATGTCTTATGGACTGTGCTGATGCGTCTCTTTTGTACTtaagtattttgtgtgtgtgtgcttggcatGTGTAAATGATTGACATAGTGTTTCTTGTGTAAATACTCGAGTAGTTAAAGCtaccaaaataaaagattaaaaggtttatgttttatatataaaaCCAATCCTGCGTACATTGACAATCGCAACTGTTTCTGAACTGAAAAAGCAGGTTAAcaaaacacttcacaaacactgtTACCCTTCagtaaaaaacattacatgtgGTCGTAGGCCTACTTTGCCACAAGCAGAATTTacaacatttatatatttatttgtatttagcACACCAATAATGGGAGGAAAACGTAAGAGTGAGCTAGTGTGGTTTTCCATGTTGTAATGTGGTAGTATATTGGATTTTTTTAGGAAATTATAAAATTTAGGTTAaaataactgactttacattcaTCAGCGAAACAGGATGCTTTTGATACTTTCCCAACTATTTGAGATGTCTGTTGCCATAGCGTTCTATTATTACGAGTTATTTATGACGAAATATAGTCAACTGTATATAAGGAGGATTTGCAGATGCATTCTGGCAGGTGAAGAGAAAGTGCCACTGGGAAGTGTCCCCTGTCGAGCCGCGGACTTAACATCATGGAGCGGGACGGCCACTTGCATACAAGGGCTGAGCAACATTCTACTCGGGCTAGGCCTGCCAGAGAACATGTAAAGGTATTTGGTCAAACGTTGTCGTTGCTGTTAAAACCGTAGATATGCGTTCAGGTCCTAGGTAAACACACGGAAATTGACGTTCACTCTGTAAGGTGTGAAATGTCAATACAAGCGGCATAGGGTAAACACAGTTTTTGCAAAGGCCTGCATCTATTCATACGAGAAGACCAAAAATATGTCATTGCATGCTAAATAGACACGTTACAACTGGTACAGAAAATATCTTTATtatgtcaatttttttttatattaccatGTTAAAAACCAAGGTATTTTCATGATGAATACTGATATAACTTTACCATAAAACATTTACTCATGACCATAGTCTGACCAGAACGCTATAGGTCAAATGGAAGGATAAAAGTCTCTTTCTTGGTCATGTTCTTGTGCTTATTCCTGAGAATTGAGATGGCATCAGTGCAACAACACTCCATTCCCATTTAAAACAGATTAATCTGGATGTTTTAAAAGGGGACAATTTAGTGAGCATCGTTTTAGTGAATTACCATAAGCCCTTAAGTGTGCATAACGTTACATTTAGACTGGTGGCAGCTCTGCACTGCCCGTCTCAGCTCAAAAAATGTGAGAGGTCTTCCCGTATCTCCGCCTCATCCCAGGGCCCGTGGATATTGTCCTTGTGCCTTTGTAGGCGTACAAGCAGCAGTGGGCAGATCAAGGTGAGTGTTAGGAGGGCAAAGAAAAGCAACAGAGCCCCTGTAGGCCACAGGGAGGCCAAGCCCGCAACTCCACAAAATGACACTAGGCCAGCTATCCAAGGGAAACTCCAAGGGGCCTGTTCCTTCAGCCGGTGCAGTAGGCAAGGCCACAAAGCAAAGACCAGCAGGGCGCAAGTTAGCATGGCAAATGTGTGGAGCGCCCCTGGTAAACGCGATGCCAGACAAACGGAGGCAAAAAGGGCTACATTCAGAGATAGGCTGCCCGGGGGACTTGGCTGCGCGTAAGGGAAGGACACCAGGTGAGCCAAGAGCATCATCGCAGACATGGCGTAGACTGTGTCTGTGCTAACCGATTCAGTGAGAGTTTTCAGCACAGGGGAGAAGCCAAACGTGAAAGCCAAAAAGATGGCAGCACTCTGGAGATCGGTCCATGATGTTCTGCCACCAGTGCTGCTGTCACCCAGCACCTTATATAGTACATATCCCACCAGGGAACTCAGCAGTCCTGCCCACAGTAGAGTAGAAGGAGATAGGTCTCCTTGTTCCATGTAGGACCATAGCGAAACAAAGAGGGATACGCAGGACACCTGCTGAGACACCAGACCAGCTTCACGCACCACATTCCAATAGCGGTACTGACGAACTCCGACATTTCGCTTTAGATCCTCCAGGAAGCGGGGATCTACATAGTTGTCCGGGTAAGGCTGGCGCTCGTACAGCACTTTGCGCCAGGGGACCGCCGGGGGAGCACAAGGACCGCTATCGGCCCCCATCACCTAAGGAACTGGTCAGACATGTAAAGTCACTTCCACCGCTCATCCTTAAGTCTTTGCTTTAGAGCAGTAGGACAgtaataaacaaattgattttcAACAAATCGGTCTGACATCactaaaatacacatacatcttAACTGTACAACCAATACTGTAATATTAGGGTGTTTAAAAGACGAGGGCAATACAACTGGAAAAGCTGGTTTAGCTGCTGGCTCGCTGCTAGCAGGCTAACTAAAATGGCTCTCTTTTTAAAACGCTTAGTGAAGTATATCACTCCGTAGCCTTTCCTTCgaactttagtttagttatgCCATTTTATCTGAtaggtgcaaacaataaacttGAAGTGCAGTATATTACCAGTGAGGTGGTCGTCCCTTGTTCATTTCCTACTTAATCTCGCCATTGTACTGTACGGAAGTGACATCTAAGTGAAATGCAAAATGGTTAACACGATATAGTGACCTCTGCCGTCCAGAGGTGGAACTTACTCAATATAAATCAATGGgtaaacagagggagggaattGAATCATTATGCCATTATgtgttatttaatttttttctgtttgaaaaATATTATTTTCCCATTTCAGCTCTCAATGGTGAATCTTTGTTTTCCTGACAACCCAAGTAAAAtcttcaaacagagaggcatgGCAAATATCAGGTAGTGTGCCGACATTTTTCACAGATATGTTTCTGTTTAATTCCTGTGATCTCGTCTCATGATGCCTTTCACAGTCAATACCTTACAGTGAGACGGAAGACTTGGCACAGAGCTCCTTATCTGATTGGTGGAGCACCAGTCAAAGCccaacacaaagacactcagACAACCCCTCAGCTACCTACCATGGTTAACATTTTCTACATTGTCTAACATTTGTACTTTTTTCTAACAACCATTGTTTCTGAAAATATATATGAGCTTGGCAAATTCGGACAGTAATTAC from Clupea harengus chromosome 10, Ch_v2.0.2, whole genome shotgun sequence harbors:
- the pigc gene encoding phosphatidylinositol N-acetylglucosaminyltransferase subunit C gives rise to the protein MGADSGPCAPPAVPWRKVLYERQPYPDNYVDPRFLEDLKRNVGVRQYRYWNVVREAGLVSQQVSCVSLFVSLWSYMEQGDLSPSTLLWAGLLSSLVGYVLYKVLGDSSTGGRTSWTDLQSAAIFLAFTFGFSPVLKTLTESVSTDTVYAMSAMMLLAHLVSFPYAQPSPPGSLSLNVALFASVCLASRLPGALHTFAMLTCALLVFALWPCLLHRLKEQAPWSFPWIAGLVSFCGVAGLASLWPTGALLLFFALLTLTLICPLLLVRLQRHKDNIHGPWDEAEIREDLSHFLS
- the LOC105910821 gene encoding dynamin-3 — encoded protein: CPFLQVIRKGWLNFSNISIIKGGAKVYWFILTTESLSWFKDDEEKEKKYMLPLDSLKVRDVEKTFMSSKHMFALFSTEQRNVYKDYRHLELACDTQEEVDSWKASLLRAGVYPEKAGEDGENSTTDNFPMDPQLERQVETIRNLVDSYMSIINKCIRDLMPKTIMHLVINNVKEFIHSELLAELYAIYDQTALMDESLEQAQRREEVLRTHASLKEALDIITDISTSTASVPLPPPINTSWSQTSLGPSRRAPPPLQPGKMSPSGPGAPSRGPAPPTPVPAPQVSNSNSSDALTQPSSRPSRAAPSIPRRQPPAVPSRNPH